The Fusarium oxysporum Fo47 chromosome II, complete sequence genome includes a region encoding these proteins:
- a CDS encoding cytochrome P450, whose protein sequence is MEVVNATSSGFSSVLAGTKYANVALPPQVEYVIEAVSNAGVWTWVFTFIALCVAYDQIAYIIRKGPIEGPAMKLPFIGPFLDSMDPRFDGYHAKWSSGPLSCVSIFHKFVVIASTRDMARKVFNSPAYVKPTVVDVAPKLLGHDNWVFLDGKAHVDFRKGLNGLFTRKALESYLPGQEEAYNTYFKHFLKMTKDAGGKPVPFMHEFREVMCAVSCRTFVGHYISDEAVTKIAEDYYLITAALELVNLPVILPYTKSWYGKKAADMVLAEFSKCAAKSKVRMAAGGEVTCIMDAWVLSMIQSERWREAEEKGEGHTVEKPTPLLRMFNDYEISQTIFTFLFASQDATSSAATWLFQVTAQRPDVLDRVREENIKVRNGDPNAPITMDQLESLTYTRAVVRELLRWRPPVIMVPYVTKKAFPLTENYTVPKGSMLIPTTFMALHDPEVYDNPSHFDPERYYSGDAEEKGSKNYLVFGTGPHYCLGQVYAQLNLALMIGKASVMLDWKHHATPKSEEIKVFATIFPMDDCPLTFEERKW, encoded by the exons ATGGAGGTCGTCAACGCTACCTCCAGCGGCTTCTCGTCCGTTCTGGCCGGCACCAAATACGCCAATGTCGCTCTTCCTCCCCAGGTCGAATATGTTATCGAAGCTGTTTCTAACGCCGGCGTCTGGACTTGGGTATTCACTTTCATCGCTCTTTGCGTTGCCTATGATCAGA TTGCCTACATCATCAGGAAAGGTCCTATTGAGGGACCGGCCATGAAGCTTCCCTTCATCGGCCCATTTCTCGACTCCATGGATCCTCGATTCGACGGTTATCATGCCAAGTGGAGCAGCGGCCCCCTGAGCTGTGTTTCTATCTTCCACAA GTTCGTCGTTATTGCTTCCACTCGTGACATGGCTCGCAAGGTTTTCAACTCACCCGCCTATGTCAAGCCCACTGTTGTCGACGTTGCCCCTAAGCTTCTTGGACACGACAACTGGGTATTCCTCGACGGAAAGGCCCACGTTGATTTCCGCAAGGGTCTTAACGGTCTCTTCACCCGCAAGGCCCTCGAGAGCTATCTGCCTGGTCAGGAGGAGGCTTACAACACTTACTTCAAGCATTTCCTCAAGATGACTAAGGATGCCGGCGGCAAGCCTGTCCCTTTCATGCACGAGTTCCGCGAGGTCATGTGTGCTGTCTCTTGCCGTACCTTTGTTGGTCACTACATCTCCGACGAGGCTGTCACCAAGATCGCTGAGGATTACTATCTCATCACCGCTGCTCTCGAGCTTGTCAATCTCCCCGTTATCCTTCCTTATACCAAGTCTTGGTATGGCAAGAAGGCCGCTGATATGGTTCTGGCCGAGTTCTCCAAGTGTGCCGCCAAGAGCAAGGTTCGCATGGCCGCTGGTGGTGAAGTCACCTGCATCATGGACGCCTGGGTTCTGTCAATGATCCAGTCTGAGCGCTGGCGTGAGGCCGAGGAAAAGGGCGAGGGACACACCGTCGAGAAGCCCACTCCTCTTCTCCGCATGTTCAACGATTACGAAATCTCCCAGACTATCTTCACCTTCCTCTTCGCTTCTCAGGATGCCACCAGCAGCGCCGCTACTTGGCTCTTCCAGGTTACCGCCCAGCGACCCGATGTCCTCGACCGTGTCCGAGAGGAGAACATCAAGGTCCGCAACGGTGACCCTAACGCGCCTATCACCATGGATCAGCTCGAATCTCTTACTTACACTCGCGCTGTTGTCCGAGAGCTTCTCCGATGGCGCCCTCCTGTCATCATGGTTCCCTACGTCACCAAGAAGGCCTTCCCCCTGACCGAGAACTACACCGTTCCCAAGG GCTCAATGTTGATCCCCACCACTTTCATGGCTCTCCACGATCCCGAGGTCTATGACAACCCCAGCCACTTCGACCCCGAACGATACTACAGCGGcgatgctgaggagaagggttCCAAGAACTACTTAGTATTTGGTACCGGACCTCACTACTGCCTTGGACAGGTGTACGCTCAGCTGAACCTGGCTCTCATGATCGGAAAGGCTTCAGTCATGCTTGACTGGAAGCACCACGCAACCCCTAAGTCtgaggagatcaaggtctTTGCCACCATCTTCCCCATG GACGACTGCCCTCTCACCTTCGAGGAGAGGAAGTGGTAA
- a CDS encoding uncharacterized protein (expressed protein) codes for MGRGHASARLITNISGSIRSHVNLEASYTTILKKQHFHHSTKFTMPSYIVTCKDEASDEQVQSAKQHAIDQGGKITHEYSLIKGFAVQYDDDKIQTLESHEHVKAVEPDGEMKTQ; via the exons ATGGGTCGTGGTCACGCTTCAGCCCGACTTATAACGAATATAAGTGGCAGCATCCGCAGCCATGTGAACTTAGAAGCTTCATACACAACCATCCTCAAAAAACAACACTTCCATCACTCAACCAAGTTCACCATGCCTTCCTACATC GTTACCTGCAAGGACGAAGCGTCCGACGAACAGGTCCAGTC TGCGAAGCAGCACGCCATTGACCAGGGCGGCAAGATAACACATGAGTACAGTCTCATCAAGGGCTTCGC TGTTCAGTACGATGACGACAAGATCCAAACACTTGAGAGCCACGAACACGTCAAGGCAGTCGAGCCCGATGGCGAGATGAAGACCCAGTAA